Proteins encoded together in one Psilocybe cubensis strain MGC-MH-2018 chromosome 8, whole genome shotgun sequence window:
- a CDS encoding Endo-beta-1 6-galactanase: MRLQSKGLLVLVGAGLIACPVAADFTSTIDPTSNRGNWKGWGVSLAWWGKIFGTRDDLADIFFTRNSVSFSGSTLPGLGLNVVRYNAGASGSNSYNGSSMASNNILPSRKIDGYWINWGSSDPTSSSWNWSLDPNQRAMLTKAKSRGANYFELFSNSPMWWMCQNHNPAGAKGGGENIQSWNIANHAVYLATIAKYAQTNWGITFTSVEPFNEPSSNWWTDTNNQEGSFFSIATQKTVISNLRTELNNRGLQSTLVAASDENTYDIATSTWNSFDSTTRNNIGRINVHGYQDTGGRRDLLYNAAQSAGREIWNSEYGDSDATGKLLAQDLLMDFNWLHPTAWTYWQAIDVSGWGLIVGDLEGNTLSSVAKKYFVLAHFTRHIREGMRILDTGNNNVAAAYDSANQKLIIVAANFDSTQYINFDLSKFSRYPSSGTLIPRWSTHMGSSENYATYSDTFMSGTKFWSNFDQNVVQTFEVSGVSL; this comes from the exons ATGCGACTTCAGAGCAAAGGATTGCTCGTCCTCGTCGGCGCTGGGCTGATCGCATGCCCAGTCGCAGCAGATTTCACGTCGACTATCGACCCAACCTCGAATAGGGGGAACTGGAAAGGCTGGGGAGTTTCTCTTGCATGGTGGGGGAAGATATTTGGGACCAGGGATGACCTTGCGGACATTTTCTTCACGCGCAACTCTGTGTCTTTCAGCGGGAGCACTTTACCTGGCCTTGGACTCAACGTCGTGCGCTACAATGCAGGTGCATCGGGGTCTAACAGTTACAACGGGTCTTCTATGGCATCCAATAATATCTTACCTAGTCGCAAGATTGATGGCTACTGGATCAACTGGGGTAGCTCGGACCCAACGTCGTCCAGCTGGAATTGGTCGCTGGATCCGAACCAGCGTGCAATGTTGACCAAGGCAAAGAGTCGAGGAGCCAACTATTTTGAACTCTTTTCCAATTCACCTATGTGGTGGATGTGCCAAAATCACAATCCAGCCGGCGCAAAAGGCGGAG GCGAGAACATTCAATCTTGGAACATTGCCAACCATGCTGTCTACCTTGCGACAATTGCAAAATATGCTCAAACCAACTGGGGTATCACTTTCACCTCCGTCGAGCCGTTCAACGAGCCGAGCTCGAATTGGTGGACCGATACCAACAACCAAGAAGGCAGCTTCTTCAGCATCGCGACTCAAAAGACTGTCATCAGCAACCTTCGTACTGAGCTAAACAACCGCGGCCTGCAGTCCACTCTCGTTGCCGCCTCCGACGAAAATACCTATGACATAGCCACATCCACATGGAATAGCTTCGATTCGACCACCCGCAATAACATTGGAAGAATCAACGTGCACGGGTATCAGGACACTGGCGGCCGCCGGGACCTGCTGTACAATGCAGCGCAAAGTGCCGGTCGTGAAATTTGGAACAGTGAATACGGGGACAGCGATGCAACAGGGAAGCTTCTGGCCCAGGACCTTCTTATGGATTTCAACTGGCTGCACCCTACCGCGTGGACATATTGGCAGGCCATTGACGTCAGCGGCTGGGGCCTGATTGTCGGCGACCTTGAAGGGAACACGCTCTCCAGCGTCGCGAAGAAATACTTCGTCCTCGCACATTTTACGCGCCACATCCGCGAGGGCATGCGGATCCTCGACACGGGCAACAACAACGTCGCGGCTGCGTATGACTCGGCCAACCAGAAGCTCATCATCGTTGCTGCCAACTTTGACAGTACACAGTATATCAATTTTGATCTTTCGAAGTTCAGCAGGTACCCGAGTAGTGGAACCTTGATACCCCGATGGTCGACTCACATGGGCAGCTCTGAAAATTATGCGACTTACAGCGATACCTTTATGAGCGGCACCAAGTTTTGGTCCAACTTTGACCAAAACGTAGTGCAGACTTTCGAGGTCAGCGGCGTTAGCTTGTAG
- a CDS encoding D-galactonate dehydratase has translation MAPSLISKIETFRVPPRWLFVRVETQDGIVGWGEGTLEGHTEAIEGAFLDLQRFVGADADNIQDIWQMAYRGRFYRGGPVLMSALSGLDIALWDIKGKKLGVPIYQLLGGKVRDRVRVYGWIGGDDFEHLIEQAKRRKEQGFTAVKMNAVESVAWIDSPTVLETAVQRVKDVRALGLDVGVDFHGRLHKGMARQLAKLLEPHQPFFIEEPLLPAHPQETADLAKLVSTPIALGERLFSRSDFRPYFESRAIDIAQPDVSHCGGISELHRIAAMAETYDVGVAPHCPLGPIALAACIQVGTAVPNCES, from the exons ATGGCTCCCTCTCTCATCAGCAAAATCGAG ACGTTCCGCGTCCCGCCGCGCTGGCTGTTCGTTCGCGTCGAGACGCAGGACGGGATTGTCGGTTGGGGAGAAGGCACCCTTGAAGGACACACCGAGGCGATCGAGGGCGCGTTCCTCGACTTGCAAAGGTTCGTGGGCGCTGATGCGGATAATATCCAGGATATATGGCAGATGGCGTACCGGGGGCGGTTTTATAGAGGCGGGCCGGTGTTGATG AGCGCGCTGTCGGGGCTGGATATTGCGTTGTGGGATATCAAGGGCAAGAAGCTGGGTGTCCCGATATATCAGCTTCTAGGTGGCAAGGTGCGCGACCGTGTTCGGGTGTATGGATGGATCGGAGGAGACGACTTTGAGCATCTCATCGAGCAagcgaagaggaggaaggagcaGGGTTTTACCGCCGTGAAGATGAATGCTGTCG AATCTGTTGCATGGATTGACTCGCCGACGGTCCTGGAGACAGCGGTGCAGAGAGTGAAAGATGTCCGCGCGTTAGGACTCGACGTCGGCGTCGATTTCCACGGAAGGCTGCACAAGGGCATGGCCAGGCAGCTCGCCAAGTTGCTCGAGCCGCACCAGCCGTTCTTCATCGAAG AACCCCTCCTCCCCGCGCACCCCCAGGAGACGGCCGACCTCGCCAAGCTCGTGAGCACACCCATCGCACTGGGCGAAAGGCTTTTCTCGAGATCCGATTTCCGCCCCTACTTCGAAAGCCGCGCCATCGACATCGCACAGCCCGAT GTGTCTCATTGCGGTGGAATCAGCGAGCTGCACCGTATAGCAGCGATGGCGGAGACGTATGATGTGGGCGTCGCTCCTCATTGTCCACTGGGTCCGATTGCGCTGGCTGCTTGCATCCAAGTCGGGACTGCGGTTCCGAACTGTGAGTCATAG
- a CDS encoding Histone H2A, with amino-acid sequence MSGKGKAGKSGGKAAGGDSSSKSQSRSAKAGLQFPVGRVHRLLKKGNYAQRVGAGAPVYLAAVLEYLAAEILELAGNAARDNKKQRIVPRHLQLAIRNDEELQKLLGNVVISQGGVVPHIAPELLPTKSGKSKKDEGVSQEL; translated from the exons ATGTCTGGCAAAGGAAAAGCTGGAAAGTCCGGAGGCAAGGCCGCTGGTGGTGACTCTTCCTCAAAGTCCCAGTCTCGTTCGGCCAAGGCTGGCCTTCAGTTCCCTGTCGGTCGTGTTCACCGTCTCCTGAAGAAGGGCAACTACGCCCAGCgtgttggtgctggtgccCCTG TTTACCTCGCTGCCGTCCTCGAGTACTTGGCTGCTGAGATCCTCGAGTTGGCTGGCAATGCCGCTCGTGATAACAAGAAACAACGTATCGTGCCCCGTCACCTTCAACTCGCCATCCGAAACGACGAGGA GTTGCAGAAACTCCTCGGCAACGTTGTCATCTCCCAGGGTGGTGTTGTACCCCACATTGCTCCT GAACTCCTGCCCACAAAGTCCGGCAAATCAAAGAAGGACGAGGGTGTCAGCCAGGAGCTCTAG
- a CDS encoding Histone H2B: MAPKPASTAGKAPASTASKAPAKSSEGAKAAKKTAKAAAPADGDKKKRKKIRKETYSSYIYKVLKQVHPDTGISNKAMAILNSFVNDIFERIATEASKLAAYSKKSTISSREIQTSVRLILPGELAKHAISEGTKSVTKFSSAGAK, from the exons ATGGCCCCCAAACCCGCCTCCACTGCCGGCAAGGCCCCTGCTTCCACCGCCTCCAAGGCTCCCGCCAAGTCGTCCGAGGGCGCAAAGGCTGCTAAGAAGACCGCGAAGGCGGCTGCCCCCGCTGACGGtgacaagaagaagagaaagaagatcaGAAAGGAGACTTACTCCTCCTACATCTACAAGG TGCTCAAGCAGGTCCACCCTGATACTGGTATCTCCAACAAGGCGATGGCTATCCTTAACAGCTTCGTCAACGATATCTTCGAGCGCATTGCCACTGAGGCTTCCA AACTTGCTGCTTACTCCAAGAAGTCCACAATCTCCTCGCGCGAAATCCAGACATCTGTGCGCCTCATCCTGCCCGGAGAGCTTGCCAAGCACGCCATTTCTGAGGGTACCAAGTCAGTAACGA AGTTCTCGTCAGCGGGAGCCAAGTAA
- a CDS encoding Putative oligopeptide transporter (Putative oligopeptide transporter YGL114W): MSTAIERDTPILHREPYSEKREDSVEDAKLEEEKEDRYEDHDVSRPFPPDPDEWEETHQLSFRAIFVGCALGAIVGASNIYLGLKTGFTFGAQLFGAIFGFAILKAMSKALPESGILSFLGGPFGPKENCTVQSAATAAGGLGILMVSAVPAMYTLNLLSDDPSKDIGKLIALTSCAAFFGVFFVIPLRKYFIVHQKLTFPTPAATAYTIRSLHRGKSGAIAARKKSLALLYSFIAVFVYKVVSGYAPGILFDWHIGWTLYRLGFTSMINLENYGWWIQFTPAFFGAGMLSGLNASWSFFGGTILAWGIISPSLVKNGLAFGKPISDEYPLVTYMSMSLSNPDLYAREPSPRYWLLWPGVLIMLLYSFADVVITLIPIVRNMQIPSWNPRTWLHSDPNAEDEDKTPIEDRIPVSWWATGLVLSTVMSCAILATQFHMNVGEAILALVLGFLFSFIGIQSSGYTDVNPVSTVAKVSQLIFGGISKSTGLATLPAQTLNMTAGVIAAGSAAQATDMTGDLKTGYLLRAKPKNQFIAQLCGAVVSVFLTCGLFVLFTKASPCIIHPVEDGPPCTYGAPSVAAWAAVAIAVTAPKLPIPPSSGYTAIGLGIFSVVCLVVKTYFVPKKYWPYFPNWNAVGLAFVVPNLYYSIAMAVGSSFNYFWMLRNPAGYDMYMFAVSAGMLAGEGLGGVLQALLAIAGVDGGAYGTAIGCPGMEFCG; this comes from the exons ATGAGCACCGCTATCGAGAGGGACACTCCGATTCTCCACCGCGAGCCGTACAGTGAGAAGCGAGAAGATTCTGTGGAGGACGCAAAGctcgaggaggagaaggaggacaGATATGAGGACCATGATGT CTCCAGACCTTTCCCTCCTGATCCTGATGAGTGGGAAGAAACTCATCAACTATCTTTCAG GGCTATCTTTGTTGGTTGTGCATTGGGCGCTATTGTTGGAGCATCCAACATCTATCTCGGTCTGAAAACGGGATTCACTTTCGGTGCCCAATTGTTCGGA GCTATCTTTGGTTTTGCAATTTTGAAAGCCATGTCCAAGGCCTTGCCAGAGAGTGGCATCCTCAGCTTCTTGGGAGGACCATTTGGACCTAAGGAGAATTGTACAGTCCAGTC AGCTGCTACCG CCGCTGGTGGTCTCGGTATCCTGATGGTCAGCGCCGTCCCAGCCATGTATAccctcaaccttctttcCGATGACCCTTCGAAAGACATTGGGAAACTCATTGCGCTAACTTCTTGTGCTGCGTTCTTTGgtgtcttcttcgtcattcCTTTGAGGAAATATTTCATTGTGCACCAAAAATTGACGTTCCCGACACCTGCCGCCACT GCTTATACCATTCGATCTCTTCATCGCGGCAAATCCGGTGCCATTGCTGCCCGCAAGAAATCGCTTGCTCTGCTGTACTCCTTCATTGCCGTCTTCGTCTACAAGGTTGTTAGTGGATATGCTCCCGGCATT CTCTTTGACTGGCATATCGGTTGGACTCTCTACCGTCTCGGTTTCACCAGCATGATCAACCTTGAGAACTATGGATGGTGGATTCAAT TTACACCTGCCTTCTTTGGTGCTGGTATGCTCAGCGGTTTGAACGCGAGTTGGAGTTTCT TCGGTGGAACCATTCTTGCTTGGGGAATCA TTTCGCCATCTCTGGTCAAGAACGGACTTGCCTTCGGAAAGCCTATCAGCGATGAATATCCTCTCGTTACATACATGTCGATGTCACTATCAAATCCCGACCTGTATGCAAGGGAACCTTCGCCACGATATTGGCTTTTGTGGCCCGGAGTTCTCATCATGTTGTTGTATTCCTTCGCCGATGTCGTCATCACCCTCATCCCCATCGTTCGCA ATATGCAAATTCCTTCCTGGAACCCCCGTACTTGGCTCCACTCTGATCCCAAtgctgaagatgaggatAAG ACACCCATTGAGGATCGCATTCCCGTTTCCTGGTGGGCAACCGGTTTGGTTCTGAGCACTGTCATGTCCTGTGCCATTCTTGCTACTCAGTTCCACATGAACGTTGGCGAGGCCATTCTTGCTCTCGTTCTAGGTTTCCTGTTCTCTTTCATCGGTATTCAGTCCTCCGGATACACTGATGTCAACCCCGTCTCTACTGTCGCCAAAGTGTCCCAGCTCATCTTTGGAGGTATCTCCAAGAGCACCGGTCTTGCAACTCTCCCTGCGCAGACCCTTAACATGACTGCTGGTGTTATCGCTGCTGGATCCGCTGCCCAAGCCACCGATATGACTGGAGATCTCAAGACCGGTTACCTCCTCCGCGCCAAACCCAAGAACCAGTTCATCGCACAGCTTTGCGGTGCCGTAGTCTCCGTCTTCTTGACTTGCGGACTGTTTGTTCTCTTCACCAAGGCTTCACCTTGTATCAT TCACCCTGTTGAAGACG GCCCCCCTTGTACATATGGTGCTCCATCCGTCGCCGCTTGGGCCGCTGTCGCTATTGCTGTTACTGCTCCAAAATTGC CTATCCCTCCTTCCTCGGGCTACACCGCTATCGGCCTTGGTATCTTCAGCGTTGTTTGCCTAGTTGTCAAG ACCTACTTCGTGCCCAAAAAATACTGGCCTTATTTCCCTAACTGG AACGCCGTCGGTCTCGCCTTCGTCGTACCTAACCTCTACTATTCAATTGCCATGGCTGTTGGATCAAGCTTCAATTACTTCTGGATGCTCCGCAACCCCGCTGGCTATGATATGTACATGTTTGCTGTCTCG GCCGGTATGCTTGCTGGCGAGGGTCTCGGTGGTGTCCTCCAAGCCCTTCTCGCTATTGCAGGTGTCGACGGTGGAG CCTACGGCACTGCCATCGGCTGCCCTGGAATGGAGTTCTGTGGTTAA
- a CDS encoding Glycerol 2-dehydrogenase (NADP(+)), which produces MPASKSVTLNTGAEMPTLGLGTWKSGPGEVAHAVQFALQNGYTHIDTATAYDNESEVGAGILASGVPRSSFFLTTKLNNNDHKRVKDALDFSLRALKTDYLDLWLMHWPAPMVQDLSGPDRSIDWLDTWKEMVKVYKENPDKVKAIGVSNFCIDYLKRLLADSEVVPAVNQIELHPSCTQEPLVDFCRTHNIVVTAYSPLGSNDSPLLTNPIVNKIAERYGVSPANVLISLQANKPGVNVLSKSVTDARIKANAKVIDLTPEEVQELQDIDKTNHFRVCHPNWTGWGSLGFPDCE; this is translated from the exons atGCCAGCTAGCAAATCCGTAACACTTAACACCGGCGCTGAGATGCCCACCCTCGGTCTCG GCACCTGGAAATCCGGCCCCGGCGAAGTTGCCCACGCCGTCCAATTCGCCCTCCAAAACGGGTACACCCACATCGACACCGCAACCGCCTACGACAACGAATCCGAAGTCGGCGCAGGCATCCTCGCCTCCGGTGTCCCCcgctcctccttcttcctcACTACTAAATTGAATAACAATGATCATAAGCGCGTGAAGGATGCGTTGGATTTTTCGCTTAGGGCGCTTAAGACTGATTATTTGGATCTTT GGCTGATGCACTGGCCGGCGCCTATGGTGCAGGACCTCAGCGGCCCCGATCGCTCG ATCGACTGGCTCGACACCTGGAAAGAAATGGTCAAAGTCTACAAAGAAAACCCTGACAAAGTGAAAGCCATCg GCGTGTCCAATTTTTGCATTGACTATCTTAAGCGCCTGCTCGCGGACAGCGAGGTCGTACCAGCCGTCAACCAAATCGAGCTGCATCC CTCATGCACCCAAGAACCCCTAGTCGACTTCTGCCGCACGCACAACATCGTCGTGACAGCCTACTCACCCCTAGGCTCAAACGACTCCCCACTGCTCACGAACCCTATTGTGAATAAGATTGCGGAGCGGTATGGTGTGAGCCCTGCGAATGTGCTTATTTCGTTGCAGGCGAATAAGCCGGGGGTTAATG TTCTTTCAAAGTCTGTTACGGACGCTAGGATTAAAG CCAACGCGAAGGTTATCGATTTGACAccggaggaggtgcaggagcTGCAGGATATTGACAAGACGAATCATTTCCGTGTGTGTCATCCTAATTGGACGGGATGGGGGTCGCTTGGGTTCCCGGATTGTGAGTGA